Within Sorangiineae bacterium MSr11367, the genomic segment CCCAGCACGAAAGAACAGCCGCGCTCTCGGCCACCGATCCGCCGTGAAGAACGGCGGCCGTGATGAACGGCGGCCATGTTGAAGGGGTTGTACGGCCAGAAGGCAGAGCAGCCGTCGCCCGACCAATCCGCCGTGATGAACGGCGGCCACGTTGAAGGGGGCCCCGGCGCGAATCCTTGTCGTCGGCTGGCCCCAATCCGCCGAGATGAACGGCGGCCACGTTGAAGGACTGCCTTCGCGACCGCAAGCTCCTCGGCGAACCGCACACAATCCGCCGCCGAGATGAAACGGCGGCCACGTTGAAGGATGCAAGTCTCCTTCTCGGGCGGCTCACGGCCCGGCGCCAATCCGCCGCGATGAACGGCGGCCACGTTGAAGGGACACGATCAGCAAGACGGGGGCACTCGAGCTCGAGCCAATCCGCCGTGATGAACGGCGGCCACGTTGAAGGGCCGACTGCATCGTACCTCTTCGACCGATCCGCCGTGATGAACGGCGGCCACGTTGAAGGGCGAGCCAGTTTCCATGGAGCAGATGCTCACGGGTGACCGATCCGCCGTGATGAACGGCGGCCACGTTGAAGGATGACCGCGATCGCGCCCGCGACGTGCGGGGTCGCCATCGACCAATCCGCCGTGATGAACGGCGGCCACGTTGAAAGCGTGCGTCGATTGACCGACTTGCCGATTCGGCTCCACGACCAATCCGCCGTGATGAACGGCGGCCACGTTGAAGGGACGTTGATCACCTGTCGTTGAGCGCCGTTGCCCCGCCGGAGTCAATCCGCCGTGATGAACGGCGGCCACGTTGAAGGCCCTTTTCGGCCGCCGTCGTCGCGAACCCACGTCGGAGCGACCAATCCGCCGAGATGAACGGCGACCACGTTGAAGGAAGCACTCATGCCGGTTCGTTGCTACAACGGGCCGGCTGCCAATCCGCGGAGATGAACGGCGGCCACGTTGAAGACCATTCACTGACGCGAATCCAATCAGGCAAAGGGTTCGCCAACCCGCCGAGATGAACGGTGGCCACGTTGAAGGCTCTATCGCGAGGGGCTCCGAGCAGTGTTCTTCCCCCCCAATCCGCCGTGATAAACGGCGGCCACGTTGAAGGGAGCGCATTGGCGGCGATCGGTCCGCCAGGCATTGCCAATCCGCGGTGATGAACAGCGGCCACGTTGAAGGAGGCATTGCGTCGACGTTCATTCGGCAGCGGCCCTCAACGAGCCAATCCGCCGTGATGAACGGCGGCCACGTTGAAGGCCCACGCCGGATGATCCGGTTCTCGACGTGCTGGCGGCCACGTTGAAGCAGCGAGTGGGCGGCTACGAGAGAGGCTCTCGTCTTTCACCCGATCCGCCGTGATGAACGGCGGCCACGTTGAAGCGGGCAGGTGCAGTAATGGCACGGCTCGGCTCTCACCCGATCGCCGTGATGAATGGCGGCCACGTTGAAGCTCGAGCTCTTCCAGCCGCAGGAGCTCCTCGACCGGCCGATCCGCCGTGATGAACGGCGGCCACGTTGAAGCCGCGCAGCCGAGGACACGATCGCGCTGGCGCTCACCCCGGCCGATCCGCCGTGATGAACGGCGGCCACGTTGAAGCAACTCGAGGGGCACGAGGTCCTGAGCGTTCTCGACGAGCCGATCCGCCGTGATGAACGGCGGCCACGTTGAAGCAGCAAGGAGTGCGTGATCGCGTGTGGTGCGACCAGAGGCCCGATCCGCCGTGATGAACGGCGGCCACGTTGAAGCTCGGCTTTCTTACCGTTGCACGCGCGCCACGTCACCCGCCGATCCGCCGTGATGAACGGCGGCCACGTTGAAGCCGGGCTGGCACGACGGCGCGGCAAGCCGAAGGAGAAAGTAGCCGACCCGCCGAGATGAACGGCGGCCACGTTGAAGCGCGCCGTCCTCGACTTCCAGGCACAGCGCGTCGCAACGGGACCGATCCGCCGTGATGAACGGCGGCCACGTTGAAGCTTGACAGACAGGCCAGTGTTGATGGTGCTAGCGCTTGAGCCGACCCGCCGAGATGAACGGCGGCCACGTTGAAGCATACTGCTAGGTACAGAGCGCTAGGGATGCTGGAAGCTGCAGCCGATCCGCCGTGATGAACGGCGGCCACGTTGAAGCAATGCGGCGAGGAGAGAGAGACATGCCGACGACCGATCCGCCGTGATGAACGGCGGCCACGTTGAAGCGCCTCTCTGATGACGGGGCTGGCACCTGGTACCATGGCAACCGATCCGCCGTGAAGAACGGCGGCCACGTTGAAGCATCGTCTCCCCAACTTGGTGTAGCGCAAGATTCTTCACCCGATCCGCCGTGAAGAACGGCGGCCACGTTGAAGCTGCGTAAGCTAGACACGAACATGCGCGTGCGTTCCTACCCGATCCGCCGTGAAGAACGGCGGCCACGTTGAAGCCTCAAGGATGCGGCCAATGCTCACGTCGGAACGGCCGTTCCGATCCGCCGTGAAGAACGGTGGCCACGTTGAAGCCGGACCCGTCCGGGTGGTCACCACTGAACGAATCGACCGATCCGCCGTGAAGAACGGCGGCCATGTTGAAGCTTGGGCACCGACGTCCCCGCCTTCGTCGCGCGAATCGCCGATCCGCCGTGAAGAACGGCGGCCACGTTGAAGCTGGCCGTACGTCGAGGGCAAGTTCGCGGACCAGCCGGCCGATCCGCCGTGAAGAACGGCGGCCACGTTGAAGCTACGTGTCCGCGCAACTGGGCACGTTCCCCGTTTAGCCGATCCGCCGTGAAGAACGGCGGCCACGTTGAAGCTCGGTTTCTCGAACATGCGCATCGGCGACCTGCCCTGCCTCCGATCCGCCGTGAAGAACGGCGGCCACGTTAAAGCCTGTCGTCGGCCCAGAGCTCATCATTACCGAGTGCGTCGGCCGATCCGCCGTGAAGAACGGCGGCCACGTTGAAGCTGCCCACGTGACGTCCGACGCCAGGGGAGACTACGCGGCCGGTCCGCCGAGATGAACGGCGGCCACGTTGAAGCTGAGCGACGTCCCGGAGGCATCATCGCCGAGGGTGGAGCCGATCCGCCGTGAAGAACGGCGGCCACGTTGAAGCGAGCACCACCCCGCGTTGATCGCCGGGGTTTGCATGGCGCCGATCCGCCGTGAAGAACGGCGGCCACGTTGAAGCGCCGCCGCCACGTCCGCGTACATCTTCTGCTCTTGCTCCGATCCGCCGTGAAGAACGGCGGCCACGTTGAAGCGGAAGACGTCCGCGCGGGTCATCCCCAAGCCCGGACGGGCCACCGATCCGCCGTGAAGAACGGCGGCCACGTTGAAGCCACGGAGGCGATGCGATCGTAGAAGGCTCGGAAGTACCGATCCGCCGAGATGAACGGCGGCCACGTTGAAGCAGGAACGCCCCGGCGGCGCAGTTGGAGATTCAACTGTCCGATCCGCCGATAAGAACGGCGGCCATGTTGAAGCTTGATGACGGCCCGCCTGGGCGGCGACATGTTGTGCGCCCGATCCGCCGATAAGAACGGCGGCCACGTTGAAGCATGACACTCATGACCGCCTTGACAGCGCTCCCCATCCGATCCGCCGATAAGAACGGCGGTCACGTTGAAGCCCCGAGAAGACCGTGGTCGTCCCGTCGACGTACGAGTAGCCGATCCGCCGATAAGAACGGCGGCCACGTTGAAGCTGCAGGAACTTCGCGTCGGTCTCGAAGAATTGCCGCCGCAGTCCGATCCGCCGTGATGACGGCGGCCACGTTGAAGGGCTAGCGTCGGCGGGGTCGTGTTGTAGCGACCGAGTGTGCCGACCGATCCGCCGATAAGAACGGCCGCCACGTTGAAGCCGCAGCCCACGCAATCGATATTGGTCGTCCAATCGAACGCCGATCCGCCGATAAGAACGGCGGCCACGAAGCTGGGTAGCACCCAACGAGTCCAGCTCGTTGAGCCTTTCCGATCCGCCGAGATGAACGGCGGCCACGTTGAAGCTCGACCTTTCGCGAGGGCGAGCGAATCTCCAACTTCGTGGCCGATCCGCCGAGATGAACGGCGGTCACGCTTGAATCTTGCCAGCGGCGAGGTGTTCAGAGATGAGTTCGTCGGCCGACCCGCCGAGATGAACGGCGGTCACGTTGAAGCCAGCAAGGGTGGCGTTCGGGATTTCGCTCTCGCTCGCGGATCCGATCCGCCGTGAAGAACGGCGGCTTCGTTCAACCTGCCATTTGGTTGCTCTTCTTCGCAGGGGGGCCTCCTCCTCCGACTCGAGCGGTGGCTTCGTTCGAGCTGGAGAGTGAACCAGTTGTTGCGTCGACGTTATGCGAGGACGGAAGCGAAGGACATATCCACGGACACGAAGGTCTGAAACGCCCGCTCAAATCGGAATTTGAGCTCGCCTTCGTCTCCGCCTCGTTGTTTCGTCATAACGAGCGTGACCGAGTTAGGGTCTTCGCCCACGACTCGGTGGTCCTTCATCAGCGGATTTCGGTGCAGGTACGCGACCACGTCCGCCGTCTTCTCGATCCACGAGCTATCGGCGACGCACCCTTTCGTCGGCTTCGGTCGGGCCTTTATTGCGCGGTCAACTTCGGACGGTTTTTGCTGCGCGACTTCGATGCCTGGAATCCGTAGCTCCTTAAGAAGTGCCCTGAACCGCGTTGTGCTGTGCTTGACCACCTCGTGCTCCTTCATGGCCTGCGTTTCCGCATCGCGGCAAAAATTCTGGACCCAATCGATGACGATCAAGCCGAGCGGCACGCCGTGCGCTCGGCGCATCCGATCCGCTTCCTGGCGCGCGCGGGTTACGACGTGGCCGATGGTCATTCCATCGGAGTCGTCGATGAGCAGCGGAAGCTTGCAGATGCTGGTGGACCTTTCAATCACGCGGTCCCATTCCTCGAGCGTGAGCTGGCCGGCTTTCAACCTGCGCCCGTCGACGCGAGCCTCCCGCGCGAGCACGCGGAGAAGCAGGGAATCGCGATCCATCTCGTTTGAGCAAATCAACACGCCGATGCCCTGTGCGGCTACATTGGCGGCGACCTGCAAGGCAAAGGCTGTCTTGCCCGCTCCTGGGAGCGCCGCGACGGTCGTCTTCTCACCCGCATGCAACCCTCCGGTCTCGTGGTCGTAGCCCGCGAATCCGGTGGGGATGCCCACGGCACGTTTACTCTCCGCGGTGCCGCTCATCGCATCTCGGATTCGAAGCACGATTCGTTTCAACGCCTCGAGATTCGACTCGACGGGCCCCCCGATCCTCTTGCGTGCAATGTCCTCCAGGGCGCGCGCTGCTTCGTCGACGTATTCCTGCGTATCGCCGTAGTCGAGGTATCCGCGCGCGGCGTACTCCTGGCAACGCGCGATCATCTGCCTTGCGCGCCACGTCTCGTACACAATGGTCGCGTAGCGTTCGAGGTTTGCGATGGCGGGGGCGAAGTTGAGAATTTCGGTCAAATAAGGCATTCCACCGATCTGCTCGATGCGGCCGCGGGCTTTGAGCCAGTGGCCGATGCGCACGATGCAATATTGCTCGCCAGTTGGTGACTGTTCTGTCGCGATGTCGAGGATGGCCTCGAAAATACGCCGGTGCCTCTCGGCAAAGAAGTGCTCGGGGCGCAAGAAGGAGTCGATGCGCTTGACTCCCGATTCATCGATCATGAGCGCACTGAGGACGGCTGCCTCGGCGTCGAGATCGTGAGGCGGGATGCCGACGGGTTCGCGTTCGGGCTGGCCGTGTCGGCTGTCTCGGGCGTCAGGAATCAGCCTCAGATGGCCCGCGTCACCCGACACGGGCGCCTCGGTTCGTCACTTCGGCGCCCGGTCTCGGGCGCGCCTTCCAGAGCACCGGCGCTCCGGAACTATCGTCCGGCGGCGAGAACGCGCGCCGCACGGATTCCATGACCTCGAAGAGCTTTGCCGGCGGGGGAACGAATGCGTCATGGGCCGGTGCGGGTGACGAGGCTTCGTTCACAAGGGGGAGAGCGCTCGTAGGCGCAAGGAGTCCCATGAATCGCTCCACGTGGCTCGCGTCGCGGCACACGAGCTCGATGTCGGTGCGGCCGTTCTCGATGTGCCAAGAGCTCGCCCATAGGCCGTCGATGGCTCTTTTCAGGTCGGCGGGAGTGAACTGGTCCGCGAGCCGCGCACGGATCTTCCTGCGCCGTTTGGCGTCCAAGGCTGGTGCGCGAGTTCCACCGATGGTGCGACGCCACCCGGAGAGCCAGTGGTCGAAGACCTCGCGTTCAAGACCCTTCGATGGCGGGCCGTCTTCGCGCATGCTTTGTGACGTGCCTGCCCGAGATATGAGGACAGGCCCACCTTGCCTGGAGCCCTCCGATGCGTTGACCTCGTCCTCCGACGTCGCTCGGGCGCGATCCGAGTCGGGAGACTCGGGGACGACGGAAGTCGCATCGTTCCTTGGTCGTTGGTCTTGGTCTTGGTCGAGATCCAGGTCAAGGTCTAGGTCAGTCCGGAGACTCCCTGGAGGGGAGGGAAGAGACAGTTGGAGACTCTCCAGAGACTCTCTGGAATCCATCGCACATGGTGTTCGTTCGAGTGAACTCGATGTTTGAGCCGACCCGCGATTCTTGATCGGTCGTTCCGAACCGTCGGCCTCGTCCGGTCCTGGGACGTGCGGCTGCCCAACCTTCTGCACCTTTTGATTCTTCGACCAAGTGCGGATGCTCCCGTACCGCTGACCGCGAACGACATAAAAGAGCACCAGGCGTCCGCGCTCGAGCTCTAGGAGCACTTCCTCAAGGGGCTTCTCTGGTGTCATCGACCAAAAAATGTGCCCTTCGAGAAAGCGCGGCTCGGCGCGGAAGTTCCCGTAGTCGTCTGCCAGGACGATAAGTGCAATGAACGTCCTGAACGCGACGCTCGAGAGGCGTGCAGTGACCGCGTCCTCGAGGAGCTCGGGTTTGATCGTTCGGATTCGTCCGCTCATCCTGTCACCTCTTCATTTCGCTCATCTCGCGTTGACGTTTTCTCTCGACGAACTCGCACACGCCGTCCGGCCTCGACCTCCCGGCGGGCGCCTCGTTCATCGCCCTCCTCCGGACAGCCGGTCGAGCTGCCGCGCGAGGACTTCAACGATGTGCCACTGACCCGCCGCGCTCGCTCGATCGATTGCGCGCGTGAGTCGCGAGACATCGTCCTCCACCGGTCCACCGGGTTGGTCCACCGTCCGAGCCGGAACGGGGTTTCGCGTACTTACGCGCGATTCGCTCTCGTCTTCAACGACGGCATCTTGCGAATTCTCCCGCAAATTCACGCTCTCGTCGTTTTCGAGTCCCGTCCGCCCCGCAGATATGTGCTTGTTGGAAGTAGCGAAATCCTAAAGGTGTCACTGGTGACAGGCCCAGTGGCACCTTTTTCGTTTTGTGCGTTTTGTTCAGCCGAGCGTGCGTTGCCGGGTGGACCGATTCCGTGGAGCATCTGGTCGATGCCCGAGGCGCGCTGCTCGCGGTCGGCGAGATCGGGCGCCCGGGGACGGGCTTAGCCTTTCGTTGGCGCGGTGCACGCATGCCGCGTTGGACGGGTACGGCCCACATTTGGATGTCGCCTTTCGGCGTGGATCGGGGCATGCGCCCGTAGGCGCAAACGCGCGGCGTCACCCCTCGGGGTGACGTGACTCCCCGGCACATCCAGCGATGATGCGTAACAAGGGCCGTGGCGCGAACGAACTTTCGAGCGGTGGGGGCCTTCGCCTTGGCCTGGATGTCCGTTCATTCCCACGACGCGTGCGCGGCCGATGCGGGACATCCGGCCAGCGAGAGGTGCGACGCGCTTCATTCGAGACCGCTTGCATCGCGATGCCGCGAACGCCCGGATCTGGAGCTGGGGTTGGGGTCTGGGAAACACCGCGGCCGGCGCGGCCAGCTTCACCC encodes:
- a CDS encoding AAA family ATPase, translated to MSGDAGHLRLIPDARDSRHGQPEREPVGIPPHDLDAEAAVLSALMIDESGVKRIDSFLRPEHFFAERHRRIFEAILDIATEQSPTGEQYCIVRIGHWLKARGRIEQIGGMPYLTEILNFAPAIANLERYATIVYETWRARQMIARCQEYAARGYLDYGDTQEYVDEAARALEDIARKRIGGPVESNLEALKRIVLRIRDAMSGTAESKRAVGIPTGFAGYDHETGGLHAGEKTTVAALPGAGKTAFALQVAANVAAQGIGVLICSNEMDRDSLLLRVLAREARVDGRRLKAGQLTLEEWDRVIERSTSICKLPLLIDDSDGMTIGHVVTRARQEADRMRRAHGVPLGLIVIDWVQNFCRDAETQAMKEHEVVKHSTTRFRALLKELRIPGIEVAQQKPSEVDRAIKARPKPTKGCVADSSWIEKTADVVAYLHRNPLMKDHRVVGEDPNSVTLVMTKQRGGDEGELKFRFERAFQTFVSVDMSFASVLA